A genomic region of Saprospiraceae bacterium contains the following coding sequences:
- a CDS encoding energy transducer TonB, which translates to MNSIRYILSWMFLCLLVSNLTSQSFASVIRPEIVGDHIDTFRYFNSDSHRDDFRLIKTTLYKRVEKMPVFIGCEIDSDPEECSKKRLIDLLFNHIKYPAEAKKQRLQGVVFAKFVVRTDGTISNARIERGIGGGCDEEVLRFISLLPKYTPGYQDGKAVPVQVTLPVKFRLMK; encoded by the coding sequence GTGAATTCTATTCGCTATATTTTGTCATGGATGTTCTTATGCCTGTTGGTAAGTAATCTTACCAGCCAGAGTTTTGCATCCGTGATAAGACCTGAGATCGTTGGCGATCATATAGATACCTTCAGATATTTCAATTCAGATAGTCACCGTGATGATTTCAGACTCATTAAAACAACGCTTTACAAAAGAGTTGAAAAAATGCCTGTTTTCATAGGCTGCGAAATTGATTCCGATCCGGAAGAGTGTTCCAAAAAAAGACTCATTGATCTATTGTTTAACCACATTAAATATCCGGCGGAAGCTAAAAAACAAAGACTTCAGGGAGTTGTATTTGCCAAATTCGTGGTACGAACAGATGGCACCATTAGTAATGCCAGAATCGAAAGAGGCATTGGCGGAGGTTGTGATGAAGAAGTGCTGAGATTTATTAGTTTGTTGCCAAAATATACCCCGGGATACCAAGATGGCAAAGCGGTGCCCGTTCAAGTGACCCTGCCTGTGAAGTTTAGATTGATGAAATAA
- a CDS encoding serine hydrolase yields the protein MKYLAFGLALLLTFRISAQDSIPSFIRDSLDLYVERALKAWHLPGCAIAIIKDGKVILAKGYGVRDIRSGKPVDQHTSFMIASNSKAVTGMTLAKLDAEKKLSLDDKVIKWLPDFKLYDPEVTKLVTIKDIVTHRIGFETFQGDFAHWSTTTSRTEVIQKMANIKPHYAFRDKYGYCNAGYNVAGEIIKMASGLSWEDYLQKNYFDPLDLKDTKPLTRDFSKSGNYCQPHTWYKGQLIALKIPNIDNMAPATGIISSIADWSKWIQMILNNGTLNGKEILPAAAIQKSMEAVSIVGPFRHRLNKGNFSLYGLGWNLNDYDGNKMVSHTGGADGFVTSVSLFPKEQLGVIILTNSDHNGFFQAMKWEIIDAFLGLPYRNYNESYLQRSLKAQDEDDKWLKQVIDSVNQKHPTSLPLKAYTGKYKNEVYGSMEIKLVENQLKAYFEHHPDQFALMEHMGNERFLCTYSNPTLGIKVTPFTLKGKKVKSVDIRCADFVDYEIYKFTKR from the coding sequence ATGAAATATTTAGCTTTTGGATTAGCCTTGCTGCTTACTTTTCGCATTTCAGCACAAGACAGTATACCTTCTTTTATTCGCGACAGTCTGGATCTCTATGTAGAAAGAGCACTTAAGGCCTGGCATTTGCCGGGTTGTGCGATTGCTATCATCAAAGATGGAAAAGTAATTTTAGCAAAGGGTTATGGGGTAAGGGACATCCGCAGCGGAAAACCGGTCGATCAACATACATCGTTTATGATTGCCAGCAATTCTAAAGCCGTGACTGGAATGACTTTGGCCAAACTCGATGCAGAAAAGAAATTATCACTCGATGATAAAGTTATCAAGTGGTTGCCTGATTTTAAACTGTACGATCCGGAAGTAACAAAACTTGTTACCATTAAAGATATCGTGACCCATCGAATCGGATTTGAAACTTTTCAAGGTGACTTTGCACATTGGTCTACAACGACCAGCCGTACTGAAGTGATCCAAAAAATGGCCAATATAAAACCCCATTATGCATTTCGCGACAAATATGGCTATTGCAACGCAGGTTATAATGTTGCAGGTGAGATCATAAAAATGGCCAGCGGATTGTCCTGGGAAGATTACCTCCAGAAAAATTACTTTGATCCTCTTGATTTAAAAGATACCAAACCTCTCACAAGAGACTTTAGTAAAAGCGGGAATTATTGCCAGCCTCACACCTGGTATAAAGGCCAATTGATTGCACTTAAAATTCCCAACATTGATAATATGGCTCCTGCCACCGGCATCATCAGTTCAATAGCAGATTGGAGCAAATGGATTCAAATGATTTTAAACAATGGAACCTTGAATGGAAAAGAAATTTTACCGGCAGCCGCTATCCAAAAGAGTATGGAAGCTGTTTCTATTGTTGGGCCATTTCGTCATCGCTTGAATAAGGGTAATTTTTCATTATACGGTTTAGGTTGGAATTTAAACGACTATGATGGCAATAAGATGGTGTCCCATACTGGTGGGGCAGATGGTTTTGTAACATCCGTTAGTTTGTTTCCTAAAGAACAATTAGGGGTGATAATTTTGACGAATTCTGACCATAATGGATTTTTCCAAGCCATGAAATGGGAAATTATAGATGCATTTTTGGGATTGCCGTACCGGAATTACAACGAATCCTACCTCCAAAGAAGTTTAAAAGCTCAGGATGAAGATGATAAATGGTTAAAACAGGTGATTGATTCCGTAAATCAAAAGCATCCCACAAGTCTACCCTTAAAAGCCTACACCGGGAAATACAAAAACGAGGTCTATGGTTCTATGGAAATCAAATTAGTAGAAAACCAGTTAAAAGCATATTTCGAACACCATCCGGATCAATTTGCATTAATGGAGCATATGGGCAATGAACGATTTTTATGTACTTATAGCAATCCGACCCTTGGCATCAAGGTAACTCCTTTTACACTGAAAGGAAAAAAAGTAAAGTCAGTTGACATTCGTTGTGCCGATTTTGTGGATTATGAAATTTATAAATTCACAAAGCGTTGA
- the atpH gene encoding ATP synthase F1 subunit delta produces MSQLQISHRYAKSLIDLSNDQKELEKVYEDVLTIAEVCKNVEFTAMLKSPIVHTDKKLAIMKSLFEGKVQKLSLQFIQLLVSKSREGLLDSISKAFIEQYKEIKKIKSATLITAKELNESELNTIKSKFSFWLKEGETMELSQKVDTKLIGGFILEMGDKNYDTSIKRQLNELKENLYDTSYISLVERR; encoded by the coding sequence ATGTCACAACTGCAAATATCACATCGTTACGCAAAATCACTGATCGACCTATCCAACGATCAAAAGGAATTGGAAAAGGTCTATGAAGATGTTTTGACGATCGCAGAGGTGTGTAAGAATGTTGAATTCACAGCTATGCTAAAAAGTCCTATCGTTCATACTGATAAGAAATTAGCCATCATGAAAAGCTTGTTTGAGGGAAAAGTACAAAAACTCAGCTTGCAATTTATTCAATTGTTGGTATCTAAAAGTAGAGAGGGCTTATTGGATTCCATCAGTAAAGCTTTTATTGAGCAATACAAAGAAATCAAAAAAATAAAATCGGCTACGCTCATTACGGCAAAAGAATTGAACGAGTCTGAGTTAAATACCATCAAAAGTAAATTTAGTTTTTGGCTCAAAGAGGGTGAAACAATGGAGTTGTCGCAAAAAGTAGACACGAAACTCATCGGTGGCTTTATATTAGAAATGGGCGATAAAAATTATGACACCAGCATCAAAAGACAATTGAACGAACTGAAAGAAAATTTGTACGATACGAGTTATATCAGTTTAGTCGAGAGACGATAG
- a CDS encoding F0F1 ATP synthase subunit alpha → MVSIRPEEISAILKQQISGTNSAASLEEVGTVLQVGDGIARVYGLTNAQSGELVEFETGVQAIVLNLELDNVGVVLMGSWDGIKEGSKVRRTGKIASIEVGEGMLGRVVNPLGVPIDGKGPIGGVRYEMPIERKAPGVIFRQPVNEPLQTGIKPIDSMIPIGRGQRELIIGDRQTGKTAIALDTIINQKEFYDRGEPVYCIYVASGQKSSTVAKVARTLEEYGAMPYTVIVSASAADPAPLQFYAPFAGAAIGEFFRDTGRPALVIYDDLSKQAVAYREVSLLLRRPPGREAYPGDVFYLHSRLLERAAKILNNDEIARNMNDLPESLKKAGIVKGGGSLTALPIIETQAGDVSAYIPTNVISITDGQIFLESALFNAGIRPAINVGISVSRVGGNAQIKSMKKVSGTLKLDQAVYRELEAFSKFGSDLDAATKAVLDKGKRNVEILNQPQYSPVAVEKQVAIIYLGTSNLLKDVPVDKVKDFENVFLTTLEQKHPNILENLRKGNLLDEDLKTMREVSNDLSSQYRVKA, encoded by the coding sequence ATGGTATCAATAAGACCCGAAGAAATTTCAGCGATTCTGAAACAACAAATTTCAGGAACCAACAGCGCAGCAAGTTTGGAAGAAGTAGGAACCGTGCTCCAGGTAGGAGATGGTATCGCCCGCGTATATGGTTTGACCAATGCACAGTCCGGAGAACTTGTTGAATTTGAAACAGGTGTACAGGCTATTGTCTTGAACCTTGAATTGGATAACGTCGGTGTAGTTTTGATGGGATCGTGGGACGGAATCAAAGAAGGTTCAAAAGTTAGACGCACCGGCAAAATTGCATCCATTGAAGTTGGTGAAGGTATGTTAGGACGCGTTGTAAATCCATTGGGTGTACCCATCGACGGAAAAGGTCCGATCGGTGGTGTTCGATATGAAATGCCTATCGAGCGCAAAGCTCCCGGGGTTATTTTCAGACAACCTGTAAACGAACCTCTTCAAACAGGTATCAAACCTATCGATTCGATGATTCCAATTGGTAGAGGCCAGCGTGAATTGATCATTGGCGACCGTCAGACAGGTAAAACGGCAATTGCTTTAGATACCATTATCAATCAAAAAGAATTTTACGATCGCGGTGAGCCCGTATATTGTATTTATGTAGCTTCCGGGCAAAAATCTTCAACGGTAGCAAAAGTGGCACGTACGCTTGAAGAATATGGGGCAATGCCTTATACGGTAATTGTTTCTGCTTCAGCTGCAGATCCGGCGCCATTGCAGTTTTATGCTCCTTTCGCGGGTGCAGCCATTGGCGAATTTTTCCGCGATACTGGACGCCCGGCATTGGTAATCTATGATGATCTTTCTAAGCAAGCCGTTGCCTATCGCGAAGTTTCATTGTTGTTGCGTAGACCTCCCGGACGTGAAGCTTATCCAGGGGATGTATTCTACCTTCACTCGCGTTTGCTGGAGCGCGCAGCCAAAATTTTGAACAACGACGAGATTGCAAGAAATATGAACGACTTACCGGAGTCTTTAAAAAAGGCTGGTATCGTTAAAGGTGGTGGATCATTAACCGCTTTGCCAATTATCGAAACACAAGCCGGTGACGTTTCTGCTTATATTCCAACAAACGTTATTTCAATTACAGACGGTCAGATCTTTTTGGAATCTGCTTTATTCAATGCAGGAATCCGTCCTGCGATTAACGTAGGTATTTCTGTATCGCGCGTAGGTGGAAATGCACAGATTAAATCAATGAAAAAAGTATCGGGTACTTTAAAACTCGATCAGGCAGTATACCGTGAATTGGAAGCATTTTCTAAATTCGGTTCTGATCTTGATGCAGCTACTAAAGCGGTGTTGGACAAAGGCAAACGCAACGTTGAAATTTTGAATCAGCCACAATACAGTCCGGTAGCAGTTGAAAAACAAGTGGCCATCATTTACTTGGGCACTTCCAATTTATTAAAAGATGTTCCTGTTGATAAAGTGAAGGATTTTGAAAATGTTTTTCTTACCACCTTGGAACAAAAACATCCAAACATTCTTGAGAATTTGAGAAAAGGTAATCTTTTAGATGAGGATTTAAAAACCATGCGGGAAGTATCAAACGACCTTTCTTCACAGTACAGAGTGAAAGCTTAA
- the atpB gene encoding F0F1 ATP synthase subunit A has translation MVQHEGHNHSHDGHDHNAPGHTHLPAGTVDPVAHSTVDHKAGEKHDSHAFDPKSTAFHHISDLNVYSIGPWNLPLPCILYAPAKGWSFFSSGKFEIDNAHHGDGKKVIDGYVLNHGRVNRIAGNFPAGSFEVQGIAPKKVMIDGKEKEQDFVMIDQKEYPLEKPSTADAGLFGGGITSFYDFSITKNVFSMFLVVLLLSWAFISMANRYQKQAGQAPSGAQLLFEPLILFIQDEVAKPFLGAKWEKFIPLLLAIFFFVLGLNLFGQIPFLGGSNVTGNLSVTMVLALIAFIVVNLNGNKHYWQHIFWMPGIPAWVKTILTPVEILGVFIKPLTLMLRLFANITAGHMAILIFISLIFIFGNSGESTGAGLGASIGSGLLTVFMMSIELLVALIQAFVFTLLTASYIGAATEEHAHAEHHHH, from the coding sequence ATGGTCCAGCATGAGGGTCATAACCATTCACATGATGGTCACGATCACAACGCACCAGGACATACCCATCTTCCTGCCGGCACGGTTGACCCGGTTGCCCATTCCACAGTTGATCATAAAGCAGGGGAAAAGCACGACAGTCATGCTTTTGACCCTAAAAGCACTGCTTTTCATCATATTTCGGATTTGAATGTTTACAGCATTGGCCCTTGGAATCTTCCTTTACCATGTATCCTATACGCACCAGCCAAAGGTTGGTCGTTTTTCTCTTCGGGTAAATTTGAAATTGATAACGCCCACCATGGAGATGGAAAAAAAGTCATTGATGGATATGTATTGAATCATGGAAGAGTGAATAGGATTGCAGGAAATTTTCCGGCTGGTTCATTTGAGGTTCAAGGCATAGCTCCAAAAAAGGTGATGATTGATGGCAAGGAGAAAGAACAGGATTTCGTGATGATCGACCAAAAAGAATATCCTTTAGAAAAACCAAGCACGGCAGACGCAGGATTGTTTGGCGGTGGAATTACCTCCTTTTACGATTTCTCCATTACTAAAAATGTATTCAGCATGTTTTTAGTGGTCCTCCTTTTAAGTTGGGCCTTTATTAGCATGGCAAATCGATATCAAAAACAAGCTGGCCAAGCTCCATCAGGTGCACAGTTATTGTTTGAACCACTCATCCTTTTTATACAAGATGAAGTAGCTAAACCTTTTTTAGGCGCAAAATGGGAGAAATTTATTCCACTGTTATTGGCTATATTTTTCTTTGTATTAGGATTGAATCTCTTCGGACAAATTCCTTTTTTGGGAGGGTCCAATGTAACCGGAAATTTATCGGTAACTATGGTACTTGCTTTAATAGCATTTATTGTGGTCAACTTAAACGGTAATAAACATTATTGGCAACATATATTCTGGATGCCTGGAATTCCGGCATGGGTAAAAACTATTTTGACTCCTGTCGAAATCTTGGGTGTATTTATTAAACCTTTGACTTTGATGCTCCGTCTTTTTGCGAATATTACAGCGGGACACATGGCTATTCTGATCTTCATTAGTTTGATTTTCATATTTGGAAATTCTGGTGAAAGCACAGGCGCAGGTTTGGGGGCCTCCATAGGTTCCGGATTGCTTACTGTATTTATGATGTCGATAGAATTATTGGTGGCTTTGATTCAGGCTTTTGTATTTACACTGTTGACAGCATCTTATATAGGTGCAGCTACAGAAGAACATGCACACGCAGAACACCATCATCATTAA
- a CDS encoding YceI family protein — translation MEKIEGVNSTATTVLDLSTGRIEFAALVNAFVFEKALMQEHFNENYLESTKFPKATFKGNLTDYQSLQFSKKGSYKSQVIGDLTMHGVTKSIAAPVEFVVDDKGIHALCNFAIKCSDFQIEIPSVVKNTVSNNVDIKVKVDYKML, via the coding sequence ATGGAAAAAATTGAAGGCGTAAATTCCACTGCAACTACCGTTTTGGATTTATCAACCGGACGAATCGAATTTGCGGCTTTGGTCAACGCTTTTGTCTTTGAGAAAGCTCTTATGCAGGAACACTTCAATGAAAATTACCTTGAGTCCACAAAATTCCCTAAAGCTACATTCAAAGGGAATTTGACGGATTATCAAAGTTTACAATTTTCTAAAAAGGGCAGCTACAAATCACAAGTAATTGGTGATCTCACCATGCATGGCGTTACCAAAAGCATTGCAGCTCCTGTGGAATTTGTTGTCGATGATAAAGGCATTCATGCGCTCTGCAATTTCGCAATCAAATGTAGCGATTTTCAAATTGAAATTCCTTCAGTGGTCAAAAATACAGTTTCCAATAACGTCGATATAAAAGTGAAGGTAGATTATAAGATGCTTTAG
- the atpE gene encoding ATP synthase F0 subunit C: MGGSIAAIGMGLAAIGAGIGVGSIGGKALESIARQPEALGDIRANMILTAALVEGAALIAILFSYLVA, from the coding sequence ATGGGAGGTTCAATTGCTGCTATTGGTATGGGTTTGGCTGCTATCGGCGCCGGAATTGGCGTGGGTAGCATTGGTGGTAAGGCTTTAGAGTCTATAGCTCGTCAACCTGAGGCATTGGGAGATATCCGTGCCAACATGATCCTTACGGCTGCCCTTGTTGAAGGTGCTGCTTTGATTGCGATCCTGTTTTCTTACCTCGTAGCGTAA